The DNA window ACCCTCCTGTGCATCCTCCTCAGGCTGGCAATGAGCAACGGGCAGTGCCCGCAGTGCCCGGGGCACTGTGAGCAGCCCTTGGAAAAATGCGTTGTCCGCTGATGTTTTGGGAGCTGGCAGCGTCCCCACAGccagggggagcagcagggccgggCAGGGAGGCCAGACGGGCTCTGAGCATCGCTCCAGCGCCGCTGGGAACGGCCACgagcatcctctgcctgctgccagcgCCCAGCCCAcgcctgccctgggctcccggggctggggACGTGCACCGGCCTGGGCAGcgtccccagggctgggctcagccgGTGCCCCCTCCCCGGGGTGATCACAGAACCgcaggatggtttggggtgcCCCTTCTGGCACTGCCCCTCGGCCTTTGGGGCACCCACGGGTGCTCTGTGGGGTGGTGGTGCAGCCGAGCTCCCCTGCTCAGGATCTGGGCTCTGCCTCTCACCCACCCCTGCTGGCCACGGCACCGGTGGAGCTGagcctccctgagcctcctcagCCAAAactgggcagcagctcagcccctttggccggggctgccccagccaccAGAGCCGAGGCTgagccatccctgccccacTCGTGTCCCTGCTGGGCAAGGGGGATCCCACCGGGGTCTCCCCGTGGTTGGAGAGCccaaatgggggggggggggcaggatGGTCCTGGGCAAGCTGTGAGTCCTTCACCAGGTCTGGGGACTgcagaccccaaacccaaattATGGCCTTGCTGCCCAAAGGAGTGTGAGCTCAGATTAACCCACCCAGGGATCCCTGCCAGGGGTTTTCCAAGGGTAGAAGGTGGATTTTGGCAGGCTGGGTACTTTGGGGTGACCCTTTGGCCCCAATCCCGCTGTGGGGGGTGGGTTTTGTGCCCAGTTCTTGGAGGGTCTCTATGGGTCTGTCCTGTGTCCTGGGCAGAGGGTGAAAGACCGGCCAGGGTCTGCTGCTCACCTGTTCCTTGCTCCCTCGGGATCAGCTCACCatggaggggctgtgggggccctggaggggctgtgggggccctggaggggctgtgggggccctggaggagctgggcaccTCACGCTGCTGCCACGGGAGCCCCTCGATGGCACCTgggccccccaaaccccagcacgtgtcaggggctcagcagggaaggggtgaATGGCCCTGAATCCCTTTTCCCTGAATTCCAGGGTGCAGAGGGGGTGTTGTGAAAGCTGGGGGTGTTTTCCTGGGCTTGAAGAGGTTGGGAAAAGCATCCTCACggctttccttcctcctccatcccagcagggtCGGCtggggcggcgcggggggatCGCGGGGCGCTCCCGGCCGGGCGTCGGCAGGCAGGAACAAAGCGGCGAGAGCTCACGGAAAGAATCACTACTCCCTTTCGCCTTGGCCCGGAGCCGCCCGCCCCACCCTGCCCTTCCCGCACGCTCCCGCACGGAGATaaggccgggccggggccggggctgcgccAGCGCCCGGCGTGTGGCAACAGGCTCGGAGTGAAACTCAGCGCAAGGCGCAGCTCAGATCCCTATCGGGCACCGCGGCCCACGGCCAGCCCGAACAGCCGCAATCCTGCAGGAGCCGAGGCTGAACCTCTGCATTGACAGCCTGAGAGAAGCGGAGCGTCCCCGGCGGGATGGGGaagggcagccccgggccggaGCCGCTGGGGATGGGGTCTCCCCCCGCTGCTCCCACCAGGGCAGTTTCTGGGGAGGTCCCACCGTGCGGCGGCTCCAAGGGGAGCGCTGGCTGCGCCCCGCTTTTCGGGACGGTCCCTCCCGCGGCGCCTGGGAGAGGTGCGGAGCCTCTGCCTCGGTTTCCCACCTGTGGGAATAAATACCTGCCCGTCAAGCCCTCACAATCACCGCCGAGGCAATCACCATATTAAAAACGACTGTGATATGACTTTTTCGGGGGGGAGGGACCCATTTTTGCGAGCGGCCACACCCCGTGGCCCATTTCTCCGGGCTGGGGAAGAGCCGAGCGCTgcccgtgtccccgtgcccccaAAGGCCAGCGCAGCTCCCGAGCGCTCTCAGGAGCACGAAGGGCGTTTCCCGGTGCCGGGGCGGGCGTTGGCTCTGGGGAGAGCCCCGGGGCACCCGCGGGTGCCGCACCCACGGGGAGGGCAGGGCGTTGGCCGCCCCCCTCGCCCCCTCCCCAGCGCCCGCCGCCCGCGGGCGATGATTCACCGCGATTTTCCTTTTAAGGCCGCGCTCGGCggggaggaagcagaggaggaggaggaggaggacactCCTTGGACCTGGctggctcctcctgctctcGCTCGAGGCTCCGACGCGCAGCCAAAAGCGAATCCCGGCGGCAGCGCTCGGCAGAGGCTCCGACggctcccggccccgctgctCGCCCAAGCGCCCGCGTCCCAGCCATGGCAAGAAACCAGCAAGTGCAGAAGGCCAAGCTGGCCGAGCAGGCTGAGCGCTACGAGGACATGGCAGACTTCATGAAGGCCGTGGTGGAGCACGGCGACGAGCTGTCCAACGAGGAGCGCAACCTGCTCTCGGTGGCCTACAAGAACGTGGTGGGCTGCCAGCGCTCGGCCTGGAGGGTCATCTCCAGCATCGAGCACAAAACCGAGGAGGGCGACGACAAAGCGCAGGTGGTGAACGAGTACCGGGAGaaggtggagcaggagctgaacGCCGTCTGCAACAACGTGCTGGGCTTGCTGGACAAGTATCTCATCAAGAAGGACAGCGACACCGAGAGCAAGGTCTTCTACCTGAAGATGAAGGGCGACTACTTCCGATACCTGGCCGAGGTGGCCAGCGGGGACGACCGCCTGTCGACGATAGAGAAGGCCCAGGAGGCCTACCAAGAGGCCATGGACATCAGCAAAAAGGAGATGCAGCCCACGAACCCCATCCGCCTGGGGCTGGCCCTCAACTTCTCCGTGTTCCACTACGAGATCGCCAACGCCCCCGAGCAGGCCATCTCCCTGGCCAAGACCACCTTCGACGAGGCCATGGGCGACCTGCACACGCTCAGCGAAGACTCCTACAAGGACAGCACCCTCATcatgcagctgctcagggacaaCCTCACGCTATGGACAGCCGAGTGCGCCGGCGAAGACGGCGGCGAGGCTGGCGAAGAGCCCAAGAACTGAGCGTCCCCTGCCCCGCTCCAGACCCTTCGGCATCTCTtcgtggtttttttttttttttctggttgtcgtttttttttcaaatttttttttttttggtcggTTTTGGTGGGGAGGAGTCTCAGCTCCCCCCCCCCAGCCTGGATACCGGGAGTGGGGGTGGTTTGGCAGggcccctccctccctctcccccatcctctgctctggggagggggaaaagagggagaggggGTGCCTCTGTCCCGGAGAGCTGCCGGCCCCCAactatttaacatttttttgtgGGGAGTGTCTGGTCTGGCTTGTGCCAGCTCCAAACCCCCTGtcccagagggctggagcagcgacaggaggaggtgaggggctgggccGGGGCGAGGGGGGGTCCGGGCAGCCCCCCCATTCTGGGAGGGGGTCGAGTGTTGCCTCTGTGCTCCAATAAACCTTCTCCTGCACCTCTGCTCTCGTCTGCCTCGTCTCTCCCTGCGCACATGTCTGGGCAGCTCCATGTCTGCCTCGCcccctcccatcccagggtggggGCAGCCgggccccccagccctggctgctctcggtgccccccagccccccagcagGGTcttgggctgagctgcagcccgTGGAAGGGCTTGGGGGTCTGTGCATCCCTGGGACGGGGGTtttggcagccccagcagggctggctgctttGAGGCGCTCAGAGGTCCCGAGTCCCTGATCCAACCCCATAAATACAAACCCAGAGTTCCCCAAAACCTGCCACTGACACCcctgtgagggtccccaggtcCTCCCCCATGGCTCCTCTACCTCCAAGGAGGAAAATCCACAGAAGCTGCACGGGCAGCGacgcagggacagccctgggctgccagcGGGGTGGGGACATCCCTCCCGAGGTCCCGACGCGCTGGGACAGGTGAAAGCTCAGCACTTCTGGCCCTGGCACGGGGCCACGGGAAGGGCGCAgctccctcccccttccctccacCAGCGCGTttcaacatgaaaaataattacaataaaATACAGTCACGGCACCCTGGGCTatgagctcagcagagccagcagggccgGGCAGGAGCCGGCCTTTGATGGGAGCCCTGGCAGGAAAGGCGCCTGACTCAGGACgtgctgcaggggcacaggggggacacgccagtccccagccctggcgaggccaaatcccagcccaagGAGCGCCAGGACCCCCTGGGCTTTGGGGaatgaggcaggagcagggacgTGACCCCCTTGGTGCACGCAGGAATTGGGGGCTGCCCAGGAAcgaggggctgggctctgctgtgggagGCTGGGCTGCACAAAGCAGCACCTGCTCACCTGGATGGGACACCTGGAGAGGTGGATGCTGAGGGGATGAGCCCCCGTGAGCCCCCtggccctccccagccccatcacaacacccctggggctgccctggctcccaggggctccctggggTCCCCAGAGGGGTCAGGGCTGGTCCTGGCAGAGCCCACCGAGGGACCCCAAAGCTTGGCCTGcccctggccccaggcactgccagcctgggaacagccccagccctgtaATTAGCCAGAGCAGGACAAACGAGCTGAGGGCTCGCGCTGGCCCCGACCCCACggcccagggacacctggacTGGTTAAACTGGGAATGGCGGGGctgaggctggcagtgctgtgcccaggaagGGGTAACTGGGGGTGTCTGtctgcccctggggctgtgggttCCCCCTGGCTTCCCAGGAGTTAAGTGATTTCAACAGCTCCCGAAATTGCAGCGTGGCTGGGCCGTGTGGGAGGAGGGTGCTCCCCGCTCCCAGCCGGTCCGGCAgcttttccaggctgggaaggaggagcccTGGGTCCCCAGGACACTCCTGAGAGAggcttgtgctgctggggacTTCTCTGGGGTCCTTCTGTCCCCCTGCTTCACACAGGATGGTGGCACCCAGGCAGAAAGACCAGGGGGGCATCGGGACCTCGACCCCCAGCCTGGTCCTTGTCCGGTGGCTGTGGAATGCTCTCGGCATTCCCATCTGGAGGAGCACCCAGAAAAGCTCTCAAACGGATCAGTCCTAGTGTCTAAAACACCCTTAGagcagagggactgggagccAGGGCCAAGGAGTGTCCCCCCCTGGCAGTcactccccagcacacaggGGCTGGTGGCCGTGGGGACAAGGCCACCaaagcagggctgtgagggCCAGCAGGGATGTTCTGCTGCCTGCCAAAGGCTCTGCCCCCCCTGgggggcagctgcagcacccacagccccacctgtccttgtcaccagctctcccagcctcccccagggcttcgtgcccagggctggggctggcggCTCCTGGCTGGGGCACCTCCAGTCTGGGCACCCAGACATGGGGTGCCCATCGCCCCTGGCCCCGGCAGCCTCCTGCCAGGCGGGCaccactgcctgctctgggggccTTGGCGATTTTGGAGAGGGTTTTTATCCCCACTAGAAAGCACCTCTTGATGGGGGAACAGCTTTTGAGCCATTTCCATGATGGAGCAGGAAATCAGGGCTGGAACCTGGGGGGAACCAGGAGAGCCCAGGTCCATGGCTGTGATGGGTGCTCAAATCCCTCCACCCCCTGAACACCTCCCTCAGGTTCAGGgtgggctcagcagcaggaccagctcagggcagggtgggctcagcagagagctgggccCCCTCCCAGGGacgtgccagggctggggtgacTCATCCTGGCCCTTGGCCCCGCCGATTGCTcaaggcagtgacagcagccaaggtgtcacctccctggccccgccgtgtcccctcccagcctggggtgtgtgtgtgctgcctcTCACCCTGCActtcacagcagggctgcagccctccctgccctgagctggccctgggcaggagcagaactgTCCCCTCGGGGCTGTgggtcctgctccagcccctgcctcatCTCTAAGGAGCTCCTCGGTGCCAAACCGCTGCAGTTCTGGGGCTGAAGCTCTCTGAGACCTGAGCATTTcctggctgggacacagcagaggaTCCTGAGCTGAGCAGTTTCCATCCCAAGGCTGAGGTTGCAGCTATCCAGGGCATTcaaataaaaaagccaaaaagccACAAAAGCTTTGATGGCTCTTGAGTAACTCAGCCTGACCTGACCATACCCTTTCAAGCCACCAAATCtctcaaagccatgaaaaagccactataaaattaatatttttatgatcCCGTCTCCCACCCCAACAGAGCTCCCAAATGACCAGGACAAGGCCACGAGCCACAGGGTGAGGATGGGATTTCAGCTCAGTTATGGTTAGATTGGCTTCCAAAGCTCCAGCCCTGCAATGCAGCTGCTGGGTTCCAGCCAGGAACACCCAGGGAAattcctgggctctgggaagagctgaggccctggcagcaCACTGGGATTTGACTTTGATATCTGAAATCTCAGTTTCATTGGGAAGGGGTCTGGGTGAAGCACAGGCATTGTGTGTCTgcatcctcctctccctgagcccCTCCTCGTCTCCAAACCCTGGCCACAGAGTTGGGAGATGAGgggaaaattcattttaattccTTGCCCAGCTGCCCAAGACCTCATTCACATTTAGATCCATCAAGGATCCAGTCTCCAATCCCTCTGCCAAGggccaaaccatcctgtgagAAAATCCTGCTGTATTTTATGCAAGATCTTGGGCAAGAGGCGATGCTgagtctgcagagctgggactgggagtCGTGCCCactcccatccctgtggggcTGCCAGGAGGCACCCGGGGGCTCCCTGATGTGGACACCCCCCCTgatccacccccagccccccgatccacccccagctgctgcctggagcagggatcagcactgggagctgcagcagcacagccagagggaattccacaggcaggaggggaagcCCCAGGATTTGGGACGTAGAGAAAGCGAGGCCAGAAGAAGGAAGGTGGATGaggacacccagggctgctcctgggaaagGCCCGAGATGCAAACCACGAGCTGAGTCACACAGGGGCTTTCTTAACCCGAAGAAGCCGAGCTGGCATTTGGGTGTCGTGCCCCTGgatgggtgcaggagcagcagctgtgccctgcctgctgcccccagccctgccaggctcagcctgttcccagcagggcacaggggacaggccCTTTGGCCTCGGGCTCCAGAGCACTCCTGGGTTTATTTACTCAGCTTCAGCAAACTCTAAGATGAAAGTGAGACCGAGGAGCGTTTTATTAAGAAAGAGTCCATCATTACttctaagaaaaagaaaaacaaacatctttctgtccttgagaCGGCGTGGAGGCGTCCTGGCCTGGATTCTGCTGGGAGCCTGGGGCCCgtgcctgctcctcctgcagcacagccaggcctgCTGCCTCCACTCTCActgcacaggaggcagctcctgctgattCTTCTTTCTCTGGATCTGTCTTGGTCATGATGGAGGAGACATTATCTTCTCTTCCTTGCtcttcctgccttccctggctCAATCTCTCTGTTCCTAGGGGAAGACCCTCAGCCACCTCCCTTCTGCcaaagccctgctctgggcagcagggaggtcAAACCCACCCAGAGAGGGTCCAGACTCTGCCTGGAAAGGTTTTCAGTTGCTCTGAGTCACAGCTGAAGCTCCGGGTAGGAAAAGGAGAGGTGTCAAAACAGAGGAGCCGGGGAAGGGCGTGTCACAGATCCATCACCTCCTCTTCCACAGCTTTGTCCTGAGATTGCACATACTTCTCCTGCACTGCCAGGGTGCTGATAACGCAGTAATTAAGGAAAACGAGGGGCTGGGCTCAAACACTCCCTTCTGCAGGAGCTCTGAAGTTCCCAGCGAGGAACCAGCCCAGCCTCCCATTAGCCCCAAGGCCATCGGGAAGAGGCAGCATCACCTGAGTTACTTCTGGCTCTGCCTGATCCCAGGCCTGACAAGTCCAGGAGAATCAACTGTATGAtttgaaggagaaggaaagaaccCACCCAAGGGAGGCTGAGATGTCAAAAGGTTCCTGACACATTCACAGTATGAATTACCAACCCTTGGTGGGTTTGGTGGGCACAGGTgtctgccccaggctgggctgagcacaCCCCACTCCCCACGTGTGTGTCCCCCACCAGATGATGAACCTGGGCCTGCAAATGCAGCCTGTGTCCCCCAGGGAGAGAGAAACTGaggccagcagcagagaggataCGAGGAGAAGTGGAAGTCGGCGCCCACAGCTGCCGACATCAGCGCCTCCAGGCTGCGCTGCTCCCGGTCCCCGAAGGAGTACCCATTGGCCTTGTCCACAGCCTGCACCACCTGCCTCATGCTCTGCTTGtcctgccaggagggagcagctgtaccttccccacaggcagcagctcacactggcCTGGGCCCTTTGGGCTCGGGGCCACCCTGACAGCGCCCGAGGCCCGGGGACACCGACAGGGACAAACAGGGACAAACAGGGACACTGCTACCAGCCCTCCGCCCTCTCATTCCCTTTCATCACCTTCCCCCAGCCCATCTGCCTGCTGACACTTCTGCCAGCTGCCTGATTAAGGGCATTTCCAGCCCTCTCTCCCCCTTGCCATTATTCGGTGCTCCCTAATTTAACAAGGTTTTAGGTGACCCTCAGCCCAGATTGGAAAGGCAGGCCAGAAGAGCTGAAGGAAGGGAGAGCCTGGATTCCCCACCCCAGGACACAAGGCCCAGGTAGCCTCAAGCTCAtcagcctttttctttcctttggctGCCACAGATCATTTACAAGCCTGGGTGTGcttccctgctttccctgagTCTCTTCACAGCTGAGGTTTCCAGCCCCGTGGCTCTGAGCAcacaaaaagcagctgctgcacatgCAGGGCTCCCTGTTCCCTCCTGCTGGCTCACCTGGACGTTGAGTGGCACGAAGGACACCAGGCTGTAGTCCTCAATCACCTCCACCAGCTTCTCGTTGAGGCGGCGGAAATTCCTGAAGAAGGGATCGGAGGCCAAATGGTCCACGAGGTAAGAGAGGTCCAGCACCTCGGTGTAATAATCCAGGTTGAAAGCTGCAGGGGAACAGGGAGCTCTGAGGGCACGCTGGGAGCTGAGGAGCACAGTGGGGTCTGCACAGCTCCCCACCCACCCCATTCTCACACAGCCCATTTGCACCCGACACCCCAATTCCACTCCCCTGCCCCTCAAATTCCTCCGTGTGCAAGGCCAGAAATGAGCTCTGAGCCACCCTGGCCAGTGGAAGGGAGGCAGAAGAGATGAGGTGAGCAGTGCCTtccccccagagcaggctgtggctcagcagctcctcacccagCTTCCCGTAGTGCTCGATCAGGTCCATCTTGGAGAGCACGTTGACGTGGGGCAGCTCCACGTGCAGCATGGTGGACAGAGAGGTGCAGAGCACGGAGATGAACTTCCCGGGGTCTGTGCAGTAGTGGGAGTCCACCAGGTGCACGgcagccagctgggcagcagagggacacagggacacaggaggtcagagctgtgagcagcccagccctgcccgtggCACAGCGTGGAAGGGACACAGGAGAGCCTGCCCAGGCCTGAGTGCACCCCCCGGGGAAACGAGCTCCCACCTCCTGCCcacaaaacacagcaccagAGAATCTGGACTGGTCTGGGTCAGAGGGGACCCCAAGCCCCAccagtgccaggagcagttCCTGCAGCTCACCACCTTCTGCTGGGAGAGTCCCCGGTGGTTCGCgctaataattaataattacaCTAACGAGCACTTGGATTCCCTGGGTTTTGTGTGGCTCTAACAATGtggtcccagagctggggagtCACTCCAAGTCGGGGCTCTGAGGCTGAgtcacagcagcagaacccagcCAGTCTGGGGCTCCCAGGCAGGCCGGGCAGAGCAGACCCAGCCCTGTAAATGTCTTATTTTAGCAACTCCAATCCCGTGTCCATTCACTCCAATGAAAATAAGCTCTAATGTGCAGATTCCCAGTGACATTCCCAAGCAAATGAAGCTGCCCTTCTCGCTCAGAGCACGCAGGGTTTGCACATTGGTGCTGTGGCCCCGCCGCAGAGCAAGCGCAGCGTCAGCAGCTCGGGGCTGCTCTCACCTGCAGCTCCCGTTGGGCAAGAGCCCAGAGCCCGTCCCacgggctgctgctggggctgcactcCTCAGGGCAGTGCCAAGGCTCCTGGCACACACAGAACCCACTGAGACtcccccgggctgggggaggatcctgcagcacagcaggatgcactcctgccccagccctgggagtgttcagggacaggctgggctgccctgggccagtggaaggtgtccctgcccatggaatggaCTGCAATGAGATGGGCTTTGAGCTCCTCTCCAACCCAGCCCATTCTGGGGTTCTGAGTGAAGTGCGAGGAAGGAAtctgtgctcctgctcccaaTCCCACTCAAAGCCCAGTGTCCTGGTTTGATAAGGAAGGGAGTTTTTTGGGACATTGTGGTCAAACCAGTTGGTGCTCGGATTTGAACAGGCCATCTTTTGCCAGTCTCTCCCAGCATAAACCAGGGCAATATTCCCCTCCTTCCCTATACAGCCACGTCACCTGAAAGGCCACAAACTTCCTGAAGACAGCAGCCACGagaccccccagccccgctgtgccccagctgtggagctgcctgcagctcctggggctgccccagcccgtCCCTACCCTGAAATTCCACTTGGCCAGCTGGGCAAAGACGTTCTTGAGGGCCTGGTGGTGCGTGTAGAGCTCCACCTGCCCGGGGCAGTCGAAGAGCAGGTAGTGGCCCTGCAGGGCCCGCAGCCGCTCCCGCAGCCAGTCGGCGTTGGCCTCCAGGTACTCCATGCAGTAGAGCAGCCCCCCGTTGgggcccagccccaggctggccaTCACGTCGGGCAGGGTGACCAGCTCGCCGATGTCCAGGGCGCAGGGGCCGGGCACGGCCTCGTTGGCAGGGTCCAGGTTCACCACGGCCACGCGGCGGCCCAGCCGTGCCAGGAAGGCGCCCATGGCCTGGCAGTAGGTGCTCTTCCCCGAGCCCGGGGGGCCAATGACCACCTGGCCAAAGGCCAGcgggccagccctgctgccctcagccaTGCTGGCTCATCGTCCTCCTGCCGGgctgagaggggacacagggacagcacccagcgAGGGTCTGTGTTTATGGGACAGGCtctgacagaggggacacagggacagtgccCAGTGAGGGTCTGTGTTTATGGGACAGGCtctgacagaggggacacagggacagtgccCAGTGAGGGTCTGTGTTTATGGGACAGGCTCTGatagaggggacacagggacagtgccCAGTGAGGGTCTGATCTGTGGGACAGGCTCTGCCAGAGGgaacacagggacagcaccacACTGAGGGTCTGATCTGTTTTTATGGGACAGGCTCTGatagaggggacacagggacagcgcCCAGTGAGGTCTGATCTGTGTTTATGGGACAGGCTCTgccagaggggacacagggacagcgcCCAGTGAGGGTCTGTGTTTGTGGGACAGGCtctgacagaggggacacagggacagtgccCAGTGAGGTCTGATCTGTGTTTATGGgacaggctctgctggaggggacacagggacagcatcCCATTGAGGGTTTGCTCTGCACTTACACGGCCCATGTATCCCCACGTCCCCTTCTCCCCATTTGTCCCCGAGTTTCCCTCATGTCCCCTCTTCTCCCTCACGACCCTCCCTCCTCGCTCCCGCTTTCTCCCTCCCATCTCCCCTCCTTGCCCAGACCGCTTCATCCCCGGTATTCCCCCCAGTCCCGGTATCCCCCCTATCCCGATAACCCCCCTTTTCCCGGTCACCCCCTCCCATCTCGGTATTCCCCCCCTATCCCGGTATCCCCCCCATCCCGGTAATCCCCCGGCCCGCAGGCCGCTCACCGCCGCCGGTGCCCCCGCCGCGGGTCCGGGTGCCCGCGGGCCCCGAGCGCCGCGTTCCGGGCGCGGAGCGGCCGCCGCTCGCacggcgccccctggcggcggGCGGGACGCGCAGCCCCGCCCCGGGACTCGGTCAGGGCGAGGGTCGCGGGTTCGAGTCCAGGCGCCGGCTCTTGTCCCTCCAGCACCGCCCCAGCCCCGCTTTTTtccaaatcacagaatcagtggggttggaaaaggcctctgagaCCATCGAGCCCTGTCtctgaccaaacaccaccatggCGCTGGGTGCCACGCCCATTTTCTCCTTCAACACCTctggggacagtgactccaccactgggctgcctgggcagctccttcccaatGTCTAATCCCCCTTTCCGTGAATAAATTCTTCCTAATGCCCACCCTCAGCCTTCTCCCAGCTGGCTACACCCTCCTGGCAGGTAGAAGGAGGAATTCCTCCCTGCATTCTCCCCCTTCACCCCTTCAGGAAGTCACAGAGGGCCCAGCCTGTCAGCATGGGGTCAGTgggacagagctgtcccctctgccagtgctggggccaggagaacgtggcagagcagcctggaaAGCACCCGCTACCAGAGCCACAGGGAACAGAGAACCCCTCTGCCAGGACCAGCCTTTCACCCACGCCCCAGGAACACTCGGGCAGGGAAGGACAGTTACCTGCCCTGCCTGTACTtgtccttccctgcctcccaggCTGAGTTCTGCTTCCTCAGCCCCACAAACGCACACATTCGGTTGATCCCAGCCCGAATGTAAGTGTTAATCACCCTAAATCCTTCTCCATTCACACAGAATaccatttcctttcatttgaaGGGTTCAATTCAtggtggaaaaaaccccagcatggcgattttatttacaaatctgtattttcactaaaaataaatacaaaaccaCCCTGCTTACACTCAgaccaggagccagcctggcctggggagcAGGACAAAGGCTGTGACAGTCCCTGCTCAGCGTGGCTGGGCcctgaggctgcccagggcgGGCTGGGACGCTCGGACAAAGGCCATGTCCTGCCTGTACTTCATGGCCGTGAGGGGCTGGCGCCTGAGCAGCTGGTCACCCACgtcctggggctcagggtcATCGTAGATGGTGGAGATGACAACAGAGCTGTCACCACGGGCCTTCTTCCTTCTCACAAAGGTTGGCAGCTTCTCCCCATGGTACctggaggaaagcaggaaggtttggtgggaggctgcagaggcCATCAGGCATCCCTGTGCTTCCCAGCTCATttcctagaatggtttgggatggaagggaccttaaacccacccattccaccccctgccatggacagggacacctcccacagaggctccagccctgctccaccgAGGAGCCCTGgatggcaggaggagcagcctgttTGGCTGTGGAGTGCTGGAActccccagctgtgcagggaaaggcagatccctgggacagccctgtccccacccagCTCCCTttgcagcccctcagctgctgtgagcctgggcacaggggggagcaggggctgggagggcactTGGGAACTCACCCCAGCCCCCTCTTGCAGCGGGGGTTCTGACCCTCGTTGTCCAGAGCTTCAGCCAT is part of the Haemorhous mexicanus isolate bHaeMex1 chromosome 27, bHaeMex1.pri, whole genome shotgun sequence genome and encodes:
- the GPN2 gene encoding GPN-loop GTPase 2; translated protein: MAEGSRAGPLAFGQVVIGPPGSGKSTYCQAMGAFLARLGRRVAVVNLDPANEAVPGPCALDIGELVTLPDVMASLGLGPNGGLLYCMEYLEANADWLRERLRALQGHYLLFDCPGQVELYTHHQALKNVFAQLAKWNFRLAAVHLVDSHYCTDPGKFISVLCTSLSTMLHVELPHVNVLSKMDLIEHYGKLAFNLDYYTEVLDLSYLVDHLASDPFFRNFRRLNEKLVEVIEDYSLVSFVPLNVQDKQSMRQVVQAVDKANGYSFGDREQRSLEALMSAAVGADFHFSSTLAVQEKYVQSQDKAVEEEVMDL
- the SFN gene encoding 14-3-3 protein sigma; its protein translation is MARNQQVQKAKLAEQAERYEDMADFMKAVVEHGDELSNEERNLLSVAYKNVVGCQRSAWRVISSIEHKTEEGDDKAQVVNEYREKVEQELNAVCNNVLGLLDKYLIKKDSDTESKVFYLKMKGDYFRYLAEVASGDDRLSTIEKAQEAYQEAMDISKKEMQPTNPIRLGLALNFSVFHYEIANAPEQAISLAKTTFDEAMGDLHTLSEDSYKDSTLIMQLLRDNLTLWTAECAGEDGGEAGEEPKN